In Candidatus Hydrogenedentota bacterium, the following proteins share a genomic window:
- a CDS encoding redox-sensing transcriptional repressor Rex, translated as MQTTTSDKTIGRISLYRRLLHSFCADGVRYLYSHQLATLAGVTPAQVRRDIMALGYVGSPARGYHVEELLESISAFLNDADVQPVALVGLGNLGRALLAYLGGRSSKYSVVAAFDSDPQKAGRVINGCRCYPVDSIREVLEDRDIHMAILAVPAEAAQETAARLCELGVTGILNFAPVRLWVPDHVYVEDIDLTTALERVAYHARRRATMKEGVR; from the coding sequence ATGCAAACGACCACATCGGACAAAACCATCGGGCGAATTAGCCTCTATCGGCGTTTGCTACACAGTTTTTGCGCGGATGGCGTGCGGTATTTGTACTCGCACCAATTGGCGACGTTGGCGGGAGTGACGCCAGCGCAGGTACGCCGTGACATTATGGCTCTGGGGTATGTGGGGAGTCCAGCGCGCGGATATCACGTGGAAGAGTTGCTCGAGAGTATCAGCGCGTTCCTGAATGACGCGGACGTACAGCCGGTGGCGCTGGTGGGACTGGGTAACCTAGGACGGGCGTTGCTCGCCTATCTAGGAGGGCGGTCGTCGAAGTATTCGGTGGTGGCGGCCTTTGACTCGGACCCGCAAAAGGCAGGCCGGGTGATCAACGGATGCCGGTGCTATCCAGTGGATTCGATTCGTGAGGTGCTGGAGGACCGCGACATACATATGGCGATCCTCGCGGTGCCAGCGGAAGCGGCGCAGGAAACGGCGGCGCGCTTATGTGAATTGGGCGTAACGGGCATACTCAACTTCGCTCCGGTGCGGTTGTGGGTGCCCGACCATGTATATGTGGAAGACATCGATTTGACCACCGCATTGGAGCGCGTGGCGTATCACGCGAGACGGCGGGCGACCATGAAAGAGGGTGTACGATGA
- a CDS encoding [FeFe] hydrogenase, group A — MLTIEVNGRQVEAKEGETLLKSLQRAGIQVPTLCHMDGLFPTGACRMCVVEVSGMPNLAPSCALPVQQGMVVRTHSPRALRARKTIIELLLANHPDDCLYCVRNNTCELQRLASELGVRTRRYSGARREYKEDVSSPSLVRDPDKCILCGKCVRVCEEIQGVGAIDFAGRGSQACISTAFGESLNIASCVFCGQCIVNCPTGALREQSSVKEVTAALNDPELTVVVQHAPSVSVALGEEFGLKPGTDVNGLMTAAFRQLGFSRVFDTSFSADLTVMEEGSELVHRIKNGGVLPLMTSCSPGWVKFVEQFYPEFMPNLSTCKSPQQMLGAVIKSYYAQKEKLDPENIFSVAIMPCTAKKFESGRNEMMQEGVPDIDAVLTTRELARVIRMQHIDFNSLKPETPDLPFGERSTAGKLFGATGGVMEAALRSAYFLITGKELENLKIEAVRGLKGVKEARIPIGGLDLGVAVVSGLANAKALLEELRAGRNDLHFIEVMTCPGGCINGGGQPFTTDKEAIKARMQALYTLDRDEPVRTAHSNAAVQRLYEDFLGAPLSEKSHHLLHTHYCEREVTT, encoded by the coding sequence ATGTTGACAATCGAAGTGAATGGACGCCAGGTGGAAGCCAAAGAAGGCGAAACCCTGTTGAAGTCCTTGCAGCGGGCGGGCATTCAGGTGCCCACCTTGTGCCATATGGATGGGCTGTTTCCGACCGGGGCGTGCCGGATGTGCGTCGTGGAAGTGAGCGGTATGCCGAATCTTGCTCCGAGCTGCGCGCTGCCCGTGCAACAGGGCATGGTGGTGCGCACGCACTCGCCGCGCGCGCTGCGCGCCCGCAAGACGATCATCGAACTATTGCTCGCTAACCACCCGGATGACTGCCTGTACTGCGTTCGCAACAACACGTGCGAATTGCAGCGGTTGGCCTCGGAGTTGGGTGTGCGCACGCGCCGGTATTCGGGCGCCCGCCGCGAGTACAAAGAAGATGTGTCGAGTCCGTCGCTGGTCCGCGACCCGGATAAATGCATTCTCTGCGGCAAGTGCGTGCGGGTATGCGAAGAGATTCAGGGCGTGGGCGCAATCGATTTTGCGGGCCGCGGAAGCCAGGCGTGCATCAGCACGGCGTTTGGCGAGAGTCTGAACATCGCGAGTTGCGTCTTCTGCGGTCAGTGCATCGTGAATTGTCCGACGGGGGCGTTACGCGAGCAGAGCAGCGTCAAGGAAGTGACTGCGGCGCTGAACGATCCCGAGTTGACGGTGGTCGTGCAACATGCGCCGAGCGTGTCGGTGGCATTGGGCGAAGAATTCGGTCTCAAGCCGGGTACGGACGTAAATGGACTGATGACCGCCGCGTTCCGGCAGTTGGGTTTCTCGCGCGTGTTCGACACGTCATTCTCCGCCGACCTGACGGTGATGGAAGAAGGTTCGGAACTGGTGCACCGCATTAAGAACGGCGGCGTGTTGCCGCTCATGACGAGTTGTTCGCCGGGGTGGGTGAAGTTTGTCGAGCAGTTCTACCCTGAGTTTATGCCGAACCTGTCGACGTGCAAGAGTCCGCAGCAGATGCTGGGCGCGGTGATCAAGAGCTACTACGCGCAAAAAGAGAAGCTCGACCCCGAGAACATCTTCAGCGTGGCAATCATGCCGTGCACGGCGAAAAAGTTCGAATCCGGGCGAAACGAAATGATGCAGGAAGGCGTGCCGGATATCGATGCCGTGCTGACCACGCGCGAACTCGCGCGGGTCATTCGCATGCAGCACATCGATTTCAACTCGCTGAAGCCGGAAACGCCGGATCTGCCCTTTGGCGAGCGCAGCACGGCAGGCAAACTATTTGGCGCGACGGGCGGCGTGATGGAAGCGGCATTACGGAGCGCGTACTTCCTGATTACGGGTAAGGAACTCGAGAACCTCAAGATCGAAGCAGTGCGCGGCTTGAAGGGCGTGAAAGAAGCGCGCATTCCGATCGGCGGCCTGGATTTGGGCGTGGCCGTCGTAAGCGGTCTCGCAAATGCGAAAGCGCTGTTGGAAGAGCTGCGCGCGGGCCGCAACGACCTTCACTTCATTGAAGTGATGACGTGCCCCGGCGGGTGCATCAATGGCGGCGGACAGCCGTTCACGACGGACAAGGAAGCGATCAAGGCGCGTATGCAGGCATTGTATACGCTCGACCGCGACGAGCCGGTGCGGACCGCCCACAGCAACGCGGCGGTACAGCGCCTTTACGAAGATTTCCTGGGAGCGCCATTGAGCGAGAAGTCGCATCACCTGTT
- the nuoE gene encoding NADH-quinone oxidoreductase subunit NuoE yields the protein MTATALERPRDAIDDILADYPNAGREALIPILQDVQDREGFLSRESIGRIGQYLGLPASKIYGVATFYNQFRFQALGKNHIQVCRGTACHVKGSLSILDAVRHELKIEPGQTTKDGQFSLEVVACIGACGLAPVICVNGEFFATMTTAQLRQILEDFREGVQ from the coding sequence ATGACCGCTACTGCCTTGGAACGACCTCGAGATGCGATAGACGACATTCTGGCGGATTACCCGAACGCGGGGCGTGAGGCACTCATCCCGATCCTACAGGACGTGCAGGATCGGGAGGGGTTCCTCTCCCGCGAGTCGATCGGACGTATTGGCCAGTACCTGGGGCTGCCCGCGAGCAAGATTTACGGGGTGGCCACGTTCTACAACCAGTTCCGCTTTCAAGCTCTTGGAAAGAACCACATTCAGGTGTGCCGCGGAACAGCGTGCCACGTGAAGGGATCCTTGAGCATCCTGGACGCCGTGCGTCATGAGTTGAAGATCGAGCCGGGCCAAACCACGAAAGATGGTCAGTTCAGTCTTGAAGTCGTGGCATGCATCGGCGCTTGCGGCCTTGCCCCTGTGATCTGCGTCAACGGCGAGTTCTTTGCCACGATGACGACAGCGCAGTTGCGGCAGATCCTCGAGGATTTCCGGGAAGGGGTGCAGTAA
- a CDS encoding M6 family metalloprotease domain-containing protein: MSFPFHGKEFVFVQPDGTELKVRGWGDQYNARFETLDGHPVVLNSETGFYEYAEIDKTGEEVAPMGVRAGGAVPKRLRSGARKPTRSAKNRTRSQIISDLPRGTTRWEERRQQKRTTLRRAMITSEVAAAPPPQGTIGTYVGLCLLVQFPDVHGTITQQEVEEFCNKPGYNGFGNNGSVYDYFFENSLGKMKYTNVVAPYYTAKNKRSYYTDEKVTQPRRTLELIKEALDDLTAKGFDFSALSTDDQGYVYALNVFYAGPCVNRWAKGLWPHSSSLDSPYTLTQDAKAYDYQITNMGDQLTLGTFCHENGHMVCDFPDLYDYDSDSEGIGVYCLMCAGGAVQGADTNPTQICAYLKNAAGWGTTRTIASGQTFKARAGKNEFFIHKKDNNEYFIIENRFQEGRDSLLTDSGLAVWHVDHLGSNDNQQGTPARHYECALMQADGKKNLEKSQNVGDSKDLFRQGNGTKFGAKTKPNSKWWNKKASGLEISAIGAAGKEITFTAK, encoded by the coding sequence ATGTCATTTCCATTTCATGGCAAGGAGTTCGTCTTTGTTCAGCCGGATGGCACCGAACTTAAAGTTCGGGGATGGGGCGACCAGTACAACGCGCGGTTCGAGACGTTGGATGGACATCCCGTCGTTCTGAATTCGGAGACAGGTTTTTACGAGTACGCGGAGATTGACAAGACCGGGGAAGAAGTTGCCCCGATGGGTGTACGTGCGGGAGGGGCCGTGCCGAAGCGACTCCGGTCAGGCGCACGAAAGCCGACTCGCAGCGCAAAGAACAGGACGCGATCGCAGATTATTTCGGATCTGCCGCGCGGCACGACGCGGTGGGAAGAGCGCAGACAGCAGAAAAGGACGACGCTTCGCCGCGCGATGATCACGAGCGAAGTCGCCGCTGCGCCTCCACCCCAAGGAACGATCGGAACGTACGTGGGTCTGTGTTTGCTGGTTCAGTTTCCGGACGTCCACGGGACTATCACTCAGCAAGAAGTCGAGGAGTTCTGCAATAAGCCAGGTTACAACGGATTCGGTAACAACGGCTCGGTGTACGACTACTTCTTCGAAAACTCGCTGGGCAAAATGAAGTACACGAACGTCGTTGCGCCGTACTATACGGCCAAGAACAAACGCTCGTACTACACGGACGAGAAGGTCACACAACCTCGTCGGACTCTGGAGCTTATAAAAGAGGCTCTGGACGATCTTACCGCCAAGGGATTCGATTTCAGCGCACTTTCGACGGACGATCAAGGGTACGTGTATGCCTTGAATGTCTTCTACGCGGGACCCTGTGTGAACAGGTGGGCCAAGGGATTGTGGCCGCACTCATCGAGCCTGGACAGTCCGTACACGCTGACGCAAGACGCGAAAGCCTACGACTATCAGATTACAAACATGGGCGATCAGTTGACGCTGGGGACATTCTGTCATGAAAACGGGCACATGGTCTGCGATTTCCCCGACCTCTACGACTATGACTCCGATTCGGAAGGAATCGGCGTTTACTGTCTCATGTGTGCCGGGGGCGCGGTTCAAGGCGCCGATACCAATCCCACGCAGATCTGCGCCTATCTGAAGAATGCCGCGGGGTGGGGCACCACGCGAACTATCGCAAGTGGGCAGACCTTCAAGGCCAGAGCAGGCAAGAACGAGTTCTTCATCCACAAGAAAGACAACAACGAGTACTTCATTATTGAGAATCGGTTTCAAGAAGGTCGCGACAGTCTCCTAACGGATTCGGGGTTGGCCGTCTGGCACGTGGACCACTTGGGAAGCAACGACAACCAACAGGGCACTCCCGCCCGCCATTACGAGTGTGCGCTGATGCAGGCCGATGGGAAAAAGAACCTGGAGAAATCGCAGAACGTTGGGGACAGCAAGGACTTGTTCCGCCAAGGGAACGGCACCAAATTCGGCGCGAAGACCAAGCCGAATAGCAAGTGGTGGAACAAGAAAGCTTCGGGTCTCGAGATAAGCGCCATCGGAGCGGCAGGAAAGGAAATCACGTTTACTGCAAAGTAG
- a CDS encoding NADH-quinone oxidoreductase subunit NuoF translates to MYEEIREQICSHCWHGVERPCPDLVTCLTKGPVCHEDKAAAKARRDITTRLRRDKLTKRIIYVGAGTCGLGAGAGKTLTAVRTYLARRDMEADVVEVGCIGLCSAEPLVDVQLPGMTRVSFQGVTADKVDDLLDKVFRGDLPEPGMILGQFRSDGLTSWDNVNYLDQHPFFAPQTRWVLVNCGIIDPSSIDEYIARGGYGALATTLRTKTRQDVCDAVEKSGLRGRGGGGFPTGRKWKFALAAESEQKYLICNADEGDPGAFMDRAVIEGDPHRMLEGMAIAAYAIGASKAYVYIRAEYPLAIARLKHAIAQAEAYGLLGDNILDSGFDLHIIIKKGAGAFVCGEETALINSVEGKRGMPRPRPPFPAVRGLFDKPTVINNVETMANIPGILARGAEAFAAVGTEGSKGTKVFALSGKVSRTGLVEVAMGTTIRTVVFECGGGIPKGKKYKAVQIGGPSGGCIPTQHLDINVDYESLKTVGAMMGSGGLVVMDEDTCMVDVAKFFMEFIQRESCGKCIPCREGTLRMLEVLQRITRGRRAEQGVEALERFQGVMYLNRLAQVIRDTSLCGLGQTAPNPVLSTLRWFRDEYEAHIFERRCPAGACSELRTFVIDAEACTGCGNCKPKCPTDAIVGAPQRIHYILEEKCIGCSGCFDACNHGAVHLAELVPVAAAAPAARDESDAVVGVFSKGAFRDWHDGRGLIRE, encoded by the coding sequence ATGTACGAAGAAATTCGCGAACAGATTTGCAGTCATTGCTGGCATGGGGTGGAACGTCCGTGTCCCGACTTGGTGACGTGCTTGACGAAAGGCCCCGTGTGCCACGAAGACAAGGCGGCAGCAAAGGCCCGTCGAGATATCACTACGCGTTTACGCCGCGACAAGCTCACCAAGAGAATCATCTATGTCGGCGCAGGCACCTGCGGGTTGGGCGCAGGCGCAGGCAAGACGCTCACGGCGGTCCGCACATACCTGGCGCGCCGCGACATGGAAGCCGACGTCGTGGAAGTTGGCTGCATCGGTTTGTGCTCGGCCGAGCCGCTCGTCGATGTCCAACTGCCCGGCATGACACGCGTCTCGTTTCAGGGAGTCACGGCCGATAAAGTCGATGACCTGCTCGACAAGGTCTTCAGAGGGGACCTTCCCGAGCCGGGCATGATCCTCGGCCAATTCCGTTCCGACGGGCTGACTTCCTGGGATAACGTCAACTACCTCGATCAGCATCCCTTCTTCGCACCCCAGACGCGCTGGGTGCTCGTGAACTGCGGCATAATCGATCCGTCGTCCATTGACGAATACATTGCGCGCGGCGGATACGGCGCGCTGGCAACCACGTTGCGCACAAAGACTCGTCAGGACGTCTGCGACGCCGTCGAAAAAAGCGGTCTGCGGGGACGTGGGGGCGGTGGCTTCCCGACGGGCCGGAAATGGAAGTTTGCGCTGGCCGCGGAGAGCGAACAGAAGTACTTGATCTGCAACGCGGACGAAGGCGACCCCGGCGCGTTCATGGACCGTGCCGTTATCGAAGGCGACCCGCACCGGATGCTCGAAGGCATGGCCATCGCGGCGTATGCCATTGGAGCTAGCAAGGCGTACGTGTACATCCGCGCGGAGTATCCGCTGGCGATCGCGCGCCTCAAGCACGCCATCGCGCAGGCGGAAGCCTATGGCCTTCTGGGCGACAACATTCTGGACAGCGGATTCGATCTGCACATCATCATCAAGAAGGGCGCGGGTGCCTTTGTGTGCGGTGAAGAAACCGCGTTGATTAATAGCGTCGAAGGTAAGCGCGGCATGCCGCGTCCGCGTCCGCCTTTCCCGGCCGTTCGCGGACTGTTCGACAAGCCAACGGTCATCAACAACGTCGAGACTATGGCCAACATCCCGGGGATTCTGGCTCGCGGCGCCGAAGCCTTTGCGGCAGTTGGAACCGAAGGCAGCAAGGGCACCAAGGTGTTCGCGCTCTCGGGTAAAGTCTCGCGCACGGGATTGGTGGAAGTGGCGATGGGCACCACCATTCGCACGGTGGTGTTCGAATGCGGCGGCGGCATCCCGAAGGGCAAGAAATACAAGGCCGTACAAATTGGCGGCCCATCCGGCGGGTGCATTCCCACGCAACACCTCGACATCAATGTCGACTATGAATCGCTGAAGACCGTCGGCGCCATGATGGGGTCCGGCGGTTTGGTGGTCATGGACGAAGACACCTGCATGGTGGACGTAGCCAAGTTCTTCATGGAATTCATTCAGCGCGAGAGCTGCGGCAAGTGCATCCCATGCCGCGAAGGGACGCTGCGTATGCTGGAAGTCCTGCAGCGCATCACCCGCGGACGGAGAGCCGAGCAAGGCGTCGAAGCGCTGGAGCGATTCCAGGGCGTGATGTACCTCAATCGGCTCGCCCAAGTCATCCGCGATACCAGCTTGTGCGGCCTTGGACAGACGGCTCCGAATCCCGTGCTGAGCACGTTGCGGTGGTTCCGCGACGAATACGAAGCGCACATCTTCGAGCGTCGCTGCCCCGCGGGAGCGTGCTCCGAACTGCGCACTTTCGTAATCGACGCCGAAGCCTGCACGGGGTGCGGCAACTGCAAACCCAAGTGTCCGACGGATGCCATCGTGGGCGCTCCGCAGCGGATTCACTACATCCTTGAAGAGAAGTGCATCGGTTGTTCCGGTTGCTTCGACGCGTGCAACCACGGCGCCGTGCATCTGGCGGAACTGGTTCCGGTAGCCGCGGCGGCCCCGGCCGCGCGCGACGAGAGCGACGCCGTCGTGGGCGTGTTCTCGAAGGGAGCGTTCCGGGATTGGCACGACGGCCGCGGACTGATCCGAGAGTAG